A single bacterium DNA region contains:
- a CDS encoding TetR/AcrR family transcriptional regulator, with product MPRRAGSARRKQARGKRSSGERRGTSAEKRKLILDTAIQVFAEKGYPDTRISDIAKRAEIAYGLVYHYFKNKEEILDTIFMERWGEFIASVRAIAGDDGPVEDKLRSIAEVILSAHRSRPEWVKILIFEIRRSQRMLDRERMEGIAELFEAIAGILRDGQARGELRRDLDPEVACYIFVGGLDTVVTSRFLALMPSDGATPEAEGAHHTHYVQLAHTVVELFVRGMARPAGSS from the coding sequence ATGCCCCGGCGTGCCGGGAGCGCGCGGCGGAAACAGGCCAGGGGGAAGCGCTCGAGCGGCGAGAGGCGCGGGACGAGCGCCGAGAAGCGGAAGCTGATCCTGGACACGGCGATCCAGGTCTTCGCCGAGAAGGGTTACCCCGACACGCGGATCTCGGACATCGCGAAGCGCGCCGAGATCGCCTATGGCCTCGTCTACCACTACTTCAAGAACAAGGAAGAGATCCTCGACACGATCTTCATGGAGCGCTGGGGCGAGTTCATCGCCAGCGTCCGTGCGATCGCCGGGGACGACGGCCCCGTCGAGGACAAGCTCCGCTCGATCGCCGAGGTGATCCTCTCGGCCCATCGGAGTCGCCCCGAGTGGGTGAAGATCCTGATCTTCGAGATCCGGCGCAGCCAGCGCATGCTCGACCGCGAGCGGATGGAGGGGATCGCCGAGCTCTTCGAGGCGATCGCCGGCATCCTCCGGGACGGCCAGGCGCGCGGAGAGCTGCGGCGTGACCTCGATCCCGAGGTGGCCTGCTACATCTTCGTCGGCGGCCTCGACACGGTCGTGACCAGCCGATTTCTCGCGCTCATGCCCTCCGACGGGGCGACGCCGGAGGCCGAGGGCGCCCACCATACCCACTACGTCCAGCTCGCCCACACGGTGGTCGAGCTCTTCGTGCGGGGCATGGCGAGGCCGGCGGGTTCGAGCTGA
- a CDS encoding ABC transporter ATP-binding protein yields MSSSNRSGTADAATAASAANGGAGTSPAIRVAGLAKRYGDFEAVRGLDFEVAPGEVVGFLGPNGAGKTTTMRMLTGFLPATDGDVVIAGHDIFREATPARRAIGYLPETPPLYPEMTPASYVTFVAKIKDVPRGERAARVEQALERCGLLEVRDREIRQLSKGYRQRVGLAQAIVHEPAVLVLDEPTVGLDPIQIREIRALIRDLAATGGQTVLLSTHILAEVEAICQRVVLIDRGRKVLDRPIAELTADGGSLEEVFTRVLTRDVAEETGEAA; encoded by the coding sequence TTGTCTTCATCGAACAGATCTGGGACTGCGGACGCCGCGACGGCTGCGAGTGCAGCGAACGGCGGCGCCGGTACGAGTCCGGCGATCCGCGTCGCCGGACTCGCGAAGCGCTATGGCGACTTCGAGGCGGTGCGCGGTCTCGACTTCGAGGTGGCGCCCGGTGAAGTCGTCGGCTTCCTCGGGCCGAACGGTGCAGGCAAGACCACGACCATGCGGATGTTGACCGGCTTCCTGCCGGCGACCGACGGCGATGTCGTGATCGCGGGCCACGACATCTTCCGGGAGGCCACGCCGGCGCGACGCGCGATCGGCTACCTGCCCGAGACGCCGCCGCTCTATCCGGAGATGACGCCGGCGAGCTACGTGACCTTCGTGGCGAAGATCAAGGACGTGCCGCGGGGCGAGCGCGCGGCGCGGGTCGAGCAGGCCCTCGAGCGGTGCGGCCTCCTCGAGGTGCGCGACCGGGAGATCCGCCAGCTCTCGAAGGGCTATCGCCAGCGCGTGGGCCTCGCCCAGGCGATCGTGCACGAGCCCGCGGTCCTCGTCCTCGACGAACCGACGGTCGGGCTCGACCCGATCCAGATCCGCGAGATCCGGGCGCTGATCCGGGATCTCGCCGCGACCGGGGGGCAGACGGTGCTCCTCTCGACGCACATCCTGGCGGAGGTCGAGGCGATCTGTCAGCGCGTGGTCCTGATCGATCGCGGTCGCAAGGTCCTCGATCGGCCGATCGCCGAGCTGACGGCCGACGGCGGGTCGCTGGAAGAGGTCTTCACGAGGGTGTTGACGCGCGACGTGGCGGAAGAGACCGGGGAGGCCGCCTAG
- a CDS encoding ABC transporter permease, with the protein MHTFTIAGRELRALFVSPVAYVVLTLWSVIAGTFFLASLIGFQERMIQLQQFQMIQQIEETNLNDQLIEPFIGSMWVILLFLLPAVTMGLVSSEKANGTEELLLTSPISIWDIVLGKFLAGSGFVFVMAAIIAFFPSLLFVYGEPELGKTVSGLVCLLLVSMTYVAVGVFASSVTRSQLIAFVLTLVLLVMLGLMLPFLVDITLAGSGVGRDSAISQVVQWIATGSHVDRMLRGLVDTADLAYFAIASAVFLLLSKTVIESARWR; encoded by the coding sequence ATGCATACCTTCACGATCGCGGGGCGCGAGCTCCGCGCGCTCTTCGTCTCACCGGTCGCCTACGTGGTGCTCACGCTCTGGAGCGTGATCGCCGGGACCTTCTTCCTGGCGAGCCTGATCGGCTTCCAGGAGCGGATGATCCAGCTCCAGCAGTTCCAGATGATCCAGCAGATCGAGGAGACCAACCTGAACGATCAGTTGATCGAACCCTTCATCGGCTCGATGTGGGTGATCCTGCTCTTCCTGCTCCCGGCCGTCACGATGGGCCTCGTCTCGAGCGAGAAGGCGAACGGGACCGAAGAGCTGCTGCTCACGAGCCCGATCTCGATCTGGGACATCGTCCTCGGGAAGTTCCTCGCCGGCTCGGGCTTCGTCTTCGTGATGGCGGCGATCATCGCGTTCTTCCCCTCGCTGCTCTTCGTGTACGGCGAGCCGGAGCTCGGGAAGACGGTTTCCGGTCTCGTCTGCCTGCTCCTCGTCAGCATGACCTACGTCGCCGTCGGGGTATTCGCGTCCTCGGTCACGCGCAGTCAGCTGATCGCCTTCGTGCTGACGCTCGTGCTGCTCGTGATGCTCGGGCTGATGCTGCCCTTCCTGGTCGACATCACCCTGGCCGGGAGCGGGGTGGGGCGCGACTCGGCGATCTCGCAGGTCGTGCAGTGGATCGCGACCGGGAGCCACGTCGACCGCATGCTGCGGGGGCTGGTCGACACGGCGGACCTCGCCTACTTCGCGATCGCGAGCGCGGTGTTCCTGCTGCTCTCGAAGACCGTGATCGAATCCGCGAGGTGGCGCTAG
- a CDS encoding Gldg family protein — MTGVAALLAGLGVVAIAFGILSALLALLQPFTDPLWIAANLVLGIVLLGAAVFMSLDSLRERLRSGGGRRAGKYGTSAVVGTALGIVILGFLGFLSSRYHHRFDVSEAGVHTLSAQTTELLASLEEDVTMTGFFSELQSPDAAALLDRYAFASERVSIRYVDPNDDPLLVEELGLDTEALSRGVIHIALASGAHTSLSEFSAANFEPDVTNALVKLVKSTGKKVYFLVGHNERPIAGEAEGGAFAAAAESYGRAAAALTNETYAVESLLLTSLETVPDDASAVVIAGPTRPYLPHEIEALDAYVARGGGLFVAIDPRAQTNLYELTAGWGVEFGDDAIIDRQAALFGQATSPITDDYAPAHPITEPFAEPTLFPMVRSLALAEDASGLDVLIRTGEASWAERSLDASRETGRVEYDELDVLGPVAIAVAGTPGGGAAGAHDPHGGSAPPTSGRVVVLGDSDFASNQYIDTLRNKDLFLNAINWLAGEAAAITVRPNVSRASSFQMSQDEFRRIQFLSLFVLPEAIAVVGVLAWWFRRKAGGAA, encoded by the coding sequence ATGACGGGCGTGGCCGCACTCCTCGCCGGTCTCGGCGTCGTCGCCATCGCGTTCGGGATCCTGTCCGCGCTGTTGGCCCTCCTCCAACCCTTCACCGACCCGCTCTGGATCGCGGCGAACCTCGTCCTGGGGATCGTGCTTCTCGGCGCGGCGGTGTTCATGAGCCTCGACTCGCTCCGGGAGCGCCTCCGATCGGGCGGCGGGCGTCGCGCGGGCAAGTACGGCACGTCGGCGGTCGTCGGGACCGCGCTCGGGATCGTGATCCTGGGCTTCCTGGGCTTTCTGTCGAGTCGCTACCACCACCGCTTCGACGTGAGCGAGGCCGGCGTGCACACGCTGTCGGCTCAGACGACGGAGCTCCTGGCGTCGCTCGAGGAGGACGTCACGATGACGGGCTTCTTCAGCGAGCTGCAATCGCCGGACGCGGCGGCGCTCCTCGATCGTTATGCCTTCGCATCGGAGCGGGTCTCGATCCGCTACGTCGATCCGAACGACGATCCGCTCCTGGTCGAGGAGCTCGGTCTCGACACCGAGGCGCTCTCCCGCGGCGTGATCCACATCGCCCTCGCCTCCGGGGCGCACACGAGTCTCTCCGAGTTCAGCGCCGCGAATTTCGAGCCCGACGTGACGAACGCGCTGGTCAAGCTCGTGAAGAGCACGGGCAAGAAGGTCTACTTCCTGGTCGGCCACAACGAGCGGCCGATCGCGGGGGAGGCCGAAGGGGGAGCCTTCGCCGCGGCCGCCGAGAGCTACGGCCGGGCGGCGGCCGCGCTCACGAACGAGACCTATGCGGTCGAGTCGCTGCTGCTCACGTCCCTCGAAACCGTTCCGGACGATGCGTCCGCCGTCGTGATCGCCGGGCCGACGCGTCCCTACCTGCCTCACGAGATCGAAGCCCTCGACGCCTACGTCGCTCGAGGCGGTGGCCTCTTCGTGGCGATCGATCCCCGGGCCCAGACGAACCTCTACGAGCTCACGGCAGGCTGGGGGGTCGAGTTCGGCGACGACGCGATCATCGACCGCCAGGCCGCGCTCTTCGGTCAGGCGACCAGTCCGATCACCGACGACTACGCCCCGGCGCACCCGATCACCGAGCCCTTCGCCGAGCCCACGCTCTTCCCGATGGTTCGGAGCCTCGCGCTCGCCGAGGACGCTTCCGGGCTCGACGTGTTGATTCGGACCGGCGAGGCGTCCTGGGCGGAACGCAGTCTCGACGCATCGCGGGAGACGGGACGGGTCGAGTACGACGAGCTCGACGTGCTCGGGCCCGTGGCGATCGCGGTCGCCGGGACGCCCGGCGGCGGGGCGGCGGGCGCCCACGATCCACACGGCGGTTCGGCGCCGCCGACCTCCGGCCGCGTCGTCGTCCTCGGCGACTCGGACTTCGCGTCGAACCAATACATCGACACGCTCCGGAACAAGGACCTCTTTCTCAACGCGATCAACTGGCTGGCGGGCGAAGCGGCCGCGATCACCGTGCGCCCCAACGTTTCGCGGGCTTCGAGCTTCCAGATGTCCCAGGACGAGTTCCGGCGGATCCAGTTCCTTTCGCTCTTCGTCCTGCCGGAGGCGATCGCCGTCGTCGGGGTGCTGGCCTGGTGGTTCCGGCGCAAGGCCGGAGGCGCGGCGTGA
- a CDS encoding DUF4340 domain-containing protein: MSPRTTGILAVVALALGLFVWFHEIEGEAERRAVADEANKVWSGLAPGDVDAIEMTTLDGVEARFERREGRWWLVAPVLARADATALDAITNALTNLPKEGDVSGDRDPVDFDLGIDPSAPGSARRLVRFEIAGETRGLRVGRTTPVGGHRYVARLADDAVAYVESFRVNAFERNLADLRDRDVFTFASDDVERVGVAPGSDGREVVLARDASGAWQLVAPFEAKADEEAVRELVSNLTHLRARDFVDDPAAIDPALRAQTALRLSWRLAGEASDRRARIAGSTAEGRLFESTDGTFFLVAEERLGEFASEADAYRFKRLADFDLASARRVELHFMEAAADRSETLDVVAELRETGWASGDSPLDPDRMTRLIRELSSLEATSILADEVGEAELEGLGLAPPRARLRIEGAADRAEPLEVLADLRFGRFDGTRGLVVQRADLGTVFVLEPELAEGLPYSADHYRFAFETLGSEAEEPPPEIDPLEGVPGP, translated from the coding sequence GTGAGTCCGCGAACGACCGGAATCCTCGCGGTCGTCGCCCTCGCGCTCGGCCTCTTCGTCTGGTTCCACGAGATCGAGGGGGAGGCGGAGCGCCGGGCCGTCGCGGACGAAGCGAACAAGGTCTGGAGCGGTCTCGCCCCTGGAGACGTCGACGCGATCGAGATGACGACCCTCGACGGGGTCGAGGCTCGCTTCGAGCGCCGGGAGGGGCGCTGGTGGCTGGTCGCGCCGGTCCTGGCGCGCGCCGACGCGACCGCCCTCGATGCGATCACGAACGCGCTCACGAACCTGCCGAAGGAAGGCGACGTGTCCGGAGACCGGGATCCCGTCGACTTCGATCTGGGGATCGATCCGTCGGCGCCGGGCTCGGCGCGGCGACTCGTGCGCTTCGAGATCGCGGGCGAGACACGAGGGCTTCGCGTCGGACGGACGACGCCGGTCGGGGGGCACCGCTACGTGGCGCGCCTCGCCGACGACGCGGTCGCCTATGTCGAGAGCTTCCGGGTCAATGCCTTCGAGCGGAACCTCGCGGACCTGCGCGATCGCGACGTGTTCACCTTCGCGAGCGACGACGTCGAGCGGGTCGGGGTCGCGCCGGGCAGCGACGGACGCGAGGTCGTGCTCGCGCGCGATGCCTCGGGCGCGTGGCAGCTGGTCGCTCCTTTCGAGGCGAAGGCCGACGAGGAGGCCGTCCGCGAGCTCGTCTCGAACCTGACCCACCTGCGCGCGCGGGACTTCGTCGACGACCCCGCCGCGATCGATCCAGCGCTCCGGGCGCAGACGGCCCTCCGCCTCTCCTGGCGACTGGCCGGTGAAGCCAGCGATCGCCGGGCGCGGATCGCGGGCTCGACCGCGGAGGGGCGCCTCTTCGAGTCCACCGACGGAACCTTCTTCCTGGTCGCCGAGGAGCGATTGGGTGAGTTCGCGTCGGAGGCGGATGCGTACCGCTTCAAGCGCCTCGCCGACTTCGATCTGGCGTCGGCCCGTCGCGTCGAGCTGCATTTCATGGAGGCCGCCGCGGATCGCTCGGAGACGCTCGACGTCGTGGCCGAGCTCCGGGAAACCGGGTGGGCGAGCGGCGACAGCCCCCTCGATCCGGACCGCATGACGCGTCTGATCCGCGAGCTCTCGAGTCTCGAGGCGACGTCGATCCTGGCGGACGAGGTGGGCGAAGCCGAACTCGAAGGGCTCGGCCTCGCGCCGCCGCGCGCGCGGCTCCGGATCGAAGGCGCGGCCGATCGCGCGGAACCGCTCGAGGTGCTCGCGGACCTGCGTTTCGGTCGCTTCGACGGGACACGCGGGCTCGTCGTCCAGCGCGCGGACCTCGGCACGGTCTTCGTGCTCGAGCCCGAGCTGGCCGAGGGTCTCCCGTACTCGGCGGACCACTACCGCTTCGCGTTCGAGACCCTCGGGAGTGAGGCGGAGGAGCCGCCGCCCGAGATCGATCCGCTCGAAGGGGTGCCGGGGCCCTGA
- a CDS encoding inositol monophosphatase, with protein sequence MPLAASDDALAPILAIARDLAERAGAIQRDRYETGLTIDTKSASIDLVTEVDRACEQLIVSGIEGARPDDAILAEEGHGEDRDAPFRWIIDPLDGTTNFAHGFPRFCVSIGIERRTADGEYERAVGIVYDPLLDERFEAAKGDGAWLRDRRLTVSREEEWGRALVATGFAYDVHRSDDDNLESFRNVVKSARGIRRDGSAALDLCYVAAGRVDAYWELKLHPWDVAAGYLILEEAGGRVTDFVGGPPDRSGREVASSNGRIHEALLERIVRPG encoded by the coding sequence ATGCCGCTCGCCGCGTCCGACGACGCCCTCGCCCCGATCCTCGCCATCGCCCGCGATCTCGCCGAACGCGCGGGGGCGATCCAGCGTGACCGCTACGAGACGGGCCTCACGATCGACACGAAGAGCGCATCGATCGACCTCGTGACCGAAGTCGATCGCGCCTGCGAGCAGCTGATCGTCTCGGGGATCGAAGGCGCCCGACCCGACGACGCGATCCTCGCCGAGGAGGGCCACGGCGAAGACCGCGACGCCCCCTTCCGCTGGATCATCGACCCCCTCGACGGCACCACGAACTTCGCCCACGGCTTTCCGCGCTTCTGCGTCTCGATCGGGATCGAACGCCGAACCGCGGACGGTGAGTACGAGCGAGCGGTCGGCATCGTCTACGATCCGCTGCTCGACGAGCGCTTCGAGGCGGCGAAGGGCGATGGGGCCTGGCTGCGGGATCGCCGGCTCACGGTTTCCCGGGAGGAGGAATGGGGGCGCGCCCTCGTCGCCACAGGCTTCGCCTACGACGTCCACCGGAGCGACGACGACAATCTCGAGAGCTTCCGCAACGTCGTGAAGAGCGCCCGGGGCATCCGCCGCGACGGGAGCGCCGCCCTCGACCTCTGCTACGTCGCGGCCGGTCGGGTGGACGCGTACTGGGAGCTCAAGCTCCATCCGTGGGACGTCGCGGCCGGCTACCTGATCCTCGAAGAAGCCGGCGGGCGCGTCACGGACTTCGTCGGCGGACCGCCGGACCGGAGCGGACGGGAGGTCGCGAGCTCGAACGGGCGGATCCACGAAGCCCTGCTCGAACGGATCGTCCGGCCGGGCTGA
- a CDS encoding TatD family hydrolase → MWLDSHCHVTANRFDEDRAEVLARTFAGGVDEIVSIGSGYGIAGNAEAIALAETDDRIWATVGVHPHEAAELDDENRAAIRAWLDHPRVVALGECGLDYHYMNSPREIQRAVFAEQVALAKELGVPVSIHVRGDEPNAYEELLEIWIAEGQDALEGVLHCYSGNLDFAQRAMDHGFYVSFSGIVTFKNSHDLRATAAGVPLERLMVETDAPFLAPQGHRGRRNEPAWVAVVGETLARVHEVPVETVAAHTTNNARRFYRLPDAD, encoded by the coding sequence ATGTGGCTCGACAGCCATTGCCACGTGACTGCGAACCGCTTCGACGAAGACCGCGCGGAGGTGCTCGCGCGCACGTTCGCGGGGGGCGTGGACGAGATCGTCTCGATCGGCTCGGGCTACGGCATCGCCGGCAATGCCGAGGCGATCGCCCTCGCCGAGACCGACGACCGGATCTGGGCCACGGTCGGCGTCCATCCCCACGAGGCCGCGGAGCTCGACGACGAGAACCGCGCGGCGATTCGTGCCTGGCTCGACCACCCCCGCGTCGTCGCTCTCGGAGAATGCGGCCTCGACTACCACTACATGAACTCGCCGCGGGAGATCCAACGGGCGGTCTTCGCCGAGCAGGTCGCGCTCGCGAAGGAGCTGGGGGTGCCGGTCTCGATCCACGTGCGCGGGGACGAGCCGAACGCCTACGAGGAGCTCCTCGAGATCTGGATCGCCGAGGGTCAGGACGCGCTCGAAGGCGTCCTCCACTGCTATTCGGGAAACCTCGACTTCGCGCAGCGGGCGATGGACCACGGCTTCTACGTCTCGTTCTCCGGGATCGTGACGTTCAAGAACAGCCATGACCTGCGCGCCACCGCCGCGGGTGTTCCCCTCGAACGCCTGATGGTCGAGACGGACGCGCCCTTCCTGGCGCCCCAGGGCCATCGCGGTCGAAGGAACGAGCCCGCCTGGGTCGCCGTCGTCGGCGAGACCCTCGCCCGCGTGCACGAGGTCCCCGTCGAGACCGTGGCCGCGCACACCACGAACAACGCGCGCCGCTTCTACCGCCTCCCGGACGCCGACTGA
- a CDS encoding polymer-forming cytoskeletal protein, producing MAISGFGKGKEGTTTTSTSTSSAPAAGGLGNLTAFIDQGSEFEGKLSFKDTVRIDGTFSGEISSDNTLIVGESGQIHATIHSVCVVISGLVEGNIIASEQIFLHKSAVVNGDLESPIVIMEEGAQLNGNVKMGKAAGSASKSPPPAATNDGAKNGDGSSN from the coding sequence ATGGCAATCAGCGGATTCGGGAAAGGCAAGGAAGGCACGACGACGACCAGCACGAGCACCAGCTCGGCGCCGGCGGCCGGAGGCCTGGGCAACCTGACCGCCTTCATCGACCAGGGCTCCGAGTTCGAGGGCAAGCTGTCCTTCAAGGACACGGTCCGCATCGACGGCACCTTCAGCGGCGAGATCTCCAGCGACAACACGCTGATCGTCGGTGAGTCGGGTCAGATCCACGCGACGATCCACTCGGTCTGCGTCGTGATCAGCGGCCTCGTCGAAGGAAACATCATCGCCAGCGAGCAGATCTTCCTGCACAAGTCGGCGGTCGTGAACGGCGACCTCGAGAGCCCGATCGTGATCATGGAAGAGGGCGCCCAGCTGAACGGCAACGTGAAGATGGGCAAGGCGGCCGGGAGCGCGAGCAAGAGCCCGCCGCCCGCCGCGACGAACGACGGCGCCAAGAACGGCGACGGATCGTCGAACTAG
- a CDS encoding NifU family protein encodes MSAAWDTPPPAREAVEAWLDRVRPAIVADGGNVELLSVERDGTVRIALQGACIECPARLATLRVGIEEPLKKAFSGVQTVVAVDAY; translated from the coding sequence ATGAGCGCTGCCTGGGATACTCCGCCGCCGGCGAGGGAGGCCGTCGAGGCCTGGCTCGATCGGGTTCGTCCGGCGATCGTGGCCGACGGCGGGAACGTCGAGCTCCTCTCCGTCGAGCGCGACGGGACCGTGCGCATCGCACTCCAGGGGGCCTGCATCGAGTGCCCTGCCCGACTCGCGACGCTCAGGGTCGGGATCGAGGAGCCGCTCAAGAAGGCGTTCAGCGGCGTCCAGACCGTGGTCGCCGTCGACGCGTACTGA
- a CDS encoding molybdenum cofactor biosynthesis protein MoaE has translation MKIHLLLFGSLRESIGESRLEVDLPDGSTLADLRSWLAERSELVEKLGERLAASINMEVADLSDALEDGDEVAFLPPVAGGDGSARRCTISETALDEAEVAARVEGPDAGGVVSFVGRVRDHARGHSIEHLEYEAYPAMAEREMEKIVDEAAEKWPGTRVAIAHRVGRLEIGDAAVVVVAASAHRGEAFDACRFAIDTLKVTVPIWKREVATDGAYWVDDHA, from the coding sequence ATGAAGATCCACCTCCTCCTCTTCGGCTCCCTGCGCGAATCCATCGGGGAATCCCGGCTCGAGGTCGACCTGCCCGACGGCTCGACCCTGGCGGACCTCCGGAGCTGGCTCGCCGAGCGGAGTGAGCTCGTCGAGAAGCTGGGCGAGCGCCTCGCCGCCAGCATCAACATGGAGGTCGCGGACCTCTCGGACGCCCTCGAGGACGGCGACGAGGTCGCGTTCCTGCCGCCGGTGGCCGGGGGCGATGGCAGCGCCCGGCGCTGCACGATCTCCGAGACCGCCCTCGACGAGGCCGAAGTCGCCGCCCGGGTCGAGGGACCGGACGCGGGCGGTGTCGTCTCGTTCGTGGGGCGCGTCCGCGATCACGCCCGTGGTCACTCGATCGAGCATCTCGAGTACGAGGCCTACCCGGCCATGGCCGAACGCGAGATGGAGAAGATCGTCGACGAGGCGGCGGAGAAGTGGCCGGGTACGCGGGTGGCCATCGCGCATCGGGTCGGCAGGCTCGAGATCGGTGATGCGGCGGTCGTGGTCGTCGCGGCCTCGGCCCACCGCGGCGAGGCGTTCGATGCGTGCCGATTCGCGATCGACACGCTCAAGGTCACGGTCCCGATCTGGAAGCGCGAGGTCGCGACGGACGGTGCCTACTGGGTCGACGATCACGCCTAG
- a CDS encoding molybdenum cofactor biosynthesis protein MoaB: MSEESGHKPSHHEHHHRTAAPEKVPTAIVTVSDTRTLDTDTGGALVETLLGEAGQPVAGRQIVKDEPDAIAAALEAALADEACRAVIFTGGTGVAPRDVTPDTIEPHLERIVPGFGELFRMLSYEDIGSAAILSRALAGLKGGKVVFVIPGSRGAVRLAMEKLIVPELGHLAGEAVKTR; encoded by the coding sequence TTGAGCGAGGAATCGGGCCACAAGCCCTCCCACCACGAGCACCACCATCGCACCGCCGCGCCGGAGAAGGTCCCGACTGCGATCGTGACCGTCAGCGATACGCGCACCCTCGATACCGACACCGGCGGCGCGCTCGTCGAGACCCTGCTCGGCGAGGCGGGGCAACCGGTCGCCGGGCGGCAGATCGTGAAGGACGAGCCGGACGCCATCGCCGCCGCCCTCGAGGCGGCGCTCGCGGACGAGGCCTGTCGCGCCGTGATCTTCACCGGCGGGACCGGCGTCGCCCCCCGCGATGTCACGCCGGACACGATCGAGCCGCATCTGGAGCGGATCGTTCCGGGATTCGGAGAGCTCTTCCGGATGCTCTCCTACGAGGACATCGGCTCGGCGGCGATTCTCTCTCGCGCCCTCGCCGGCTTGAAGGGTGGGAAGGTCGTGTTCGTGATTCCGGGCTCTCGGGGGGCGGTGCGGCTCGCGATGGAGAAGCTGATCGTGCCGGAGCTCGGACATCTGGCTGGGGAAGCCGTCAAGACGCGCTGA
- a CDS encoding peptidase MA family metallohydrolase, translating into MFRFVRPSPRLRQRARNPRAAFLVLALGVASTAVLAADPSRAEIRVWVDDQGVTHFSDDPERAPDAATSVESDTAIETLRSVWNDGLVGPPIEGGRESSFGDDRVARLLRGAVEDLRRGEVARADSTLRGVVRLAPERPEAHWYLSGLARARGRFSTAEHHLRRFLDTAGPKLESWRVRARQRLAAIEDERRLADPEALDGPLELETIRGDHFRLQLDARLGDVSRDYAAEVMGYLREARADVSRSIGVEPLEPLGVVLYGRAAYVRAHAHRFSFQTIGFFDGRIHVASPAHPTESLRGVLFHEYTHAVFRDVTGGDRPYWLNEGLAEQIERASRGRAVSTRSERAALRANVEMGAWIPLASIADSFAGLDDDGARNAYLQSVVTVGYIHDNTSVEQRRRLLERIGDGFSVDQALHEVMGVDTAGIDAAVRAEIRREFPEWTLPADVPANP; encoded by the coding sequence ATGTTTCGCTTCGTCCGCCCCTCGCCGCGCCTGCGGCAACGCGCGCGCAATCCGCGCGCTGCGTTTCTCGTCCTGGCGCTCGGCGTCGCTTCGACCGCCGTCCTGGCGGCTGACCCGTCCCGCGCCGAGATTCGCGTCTGGGTCGACGATCAGGGCGTCACCCATTTCAGCGACGACCCCGAGCGGGCCCCCGACGCCGCGACCTCCGTCGAGAGCGACACCGCGATCGAGACCCTGCGCTCGGTCTGGAACGACGGTCTCGTCGGGCCGCCGATCGAGGGCGGGCGCGAGTCGAGCTTCGGCGACGATCGCGTCGCACGCTTGCTGCGCGGCGCCGTCGAAGACCTGCGTCGGGGCGAAGTCGCACGCGCGGACTCGACGCTTCGCGGTGTCGTCCGGCTGGCGCCGGAACGGCCGGAGGCCCACTGGTATCTCTCGGGACTCGCCCGCGCGCGCGGACGCTTCTCGACCGCCGAGCACCATCTGCGCCGCTTCCTCGATACGGCGGGTCCGAAGCTCGAGTCGTGGCGCGTCCGCGCGCGGCAACGCCTGGCGGCGATCGAGGACGAGCGGCGGCTCGCGGATCCCGAGGCCCTCGACGGGCCCCTCGAGCTCGAGACGATCCGCGGCGACCATTTCCGCCTGCAGCTCGATGCGCGACTCGGCGACGTCTCCCGAGACTACGCGGCCGAGGTCATGGGCTATCTCCGCGAGGCCCGGGCGGACGTCTCGCGCTCGATCGGCGTCGAGCCCCTCGAGCCGCTCGGGGTCGTGCTCTACGGCCGCGCCGCCTACGTGCGCGCCCACGCCCATCGCTTCTCGTTCCAGACGATCGGCTTCTTCGACGGTCGGATCCACGTCGCGTCGCCGGCGCATCCGACCGAGTCGCTGCGCGGTGTCCTCTTCCACGAATACACCCACGCGGTCTTCCGTGACGTGACCGGTGGCGATCGCCCCTACTGGCTGAACGAGGGACTCGCCGAGCAGATCGAGCGTGCGTCCCGTGGACGGGCCGTCTCGACGCGCAGCGAGCGCGCGGCGCTGCGCGCGAACGTCGAGATGGGGGCCTGGATTCCGCTCGCTTCGATCGCCGACAGCTTCGCCGGGCTCGACGACGACGGGGCGCGGAACGCCTACCTGCAGTCGGTCGTGACCGTGGGCTACATCCACGACAACACGAGCGTCGAGCAGCGTCGGCGTCTGCTGGAGCGGATCGGCGACGGGTTCTCCGTCGACCAGGCGCTCCACGAGGTGATGGGCGTCGACACCGCGGGCATCGACGCGGCCGTGCGAGCGGAGATCCGCCGCGAGTTCCCGGAGTGGACCCTGCCGGCGGACGTGCCCGCGAATCCCTGA